In the genome of Bombyx mori chromosome 13, ASM3026992v2, the window AATCAAGTTCATGAAACGTAAATCCTTCAAGACGGGAGGAGGGATAGAGGAACGATCTACGACCGCATTCGGTCCGTTTCCCGCGCTCAGTGCCTCGCTTGTCGCTATCAGCGAACGGGCTAGTGTATACGCGAAAAATACGATCGAGATTTGGGCAAAGTCCTGTTAAAAATCATTCATAATAACATTAACGACTCACAAATTAACATTTCCATTAATTGTAAAAAGCCCAGTGCTCAGTCAATGCAATTGTGATTTTGGTGAAAGTGAACTTTCTAAAGAATGTAATTATTGAGATGTGGACCTCAGTGAATACTCGACGGCCTACATGAATATAAGGGCTGGGGTACGTAAaggcttaaaaaatatatataaaactacaattatttacttacatagtaatatttaattcataaaataaaaattgaacaaaacatgaaatgtatattttatgaattgcattgctcatattaaaaaaaaaattaactaactacatacattttatttaaagttaaaatattgAAGAGAAAATTAATGGACATTTTTTAAAGTCATTGGACTGTGGTTCGCAGCCGTAACTAATTGATGAACGGCGGACACCGCGGCGGCGGCAATGagaaacaaaaaatgtatacgTCTGGGACCAAACAGCAACTCTGACactgtttaaaatttataaacaatCAAAGGTTTCTCTAATAATGTTATGTAGCTAGatcgaaaaaaaataatgactaTATCCCAAGAGTTCTtgaattttgatgtttttttttattgcttagatgggtggacgagctcacagcccacctggtgttaagtggttactggagcccatagacatctacaacgtaaatgcgccacccaccttgagatataagttctaaggtctcagtatagttacaacggctgccccacccctcacccttcaagccgaaacgcattattgctttacggcagaaataggccgggtggtggtacctacccgtgtggactcacacgaggtcctatcaccaaaatgatgttcataattttttattttttcaacagGTAATGCAAGGAGACATAACAAAGTTATGTGTGCTAGTCGCTACACTGGCACTGGGCAAAGTATGGGGCGAGGGGTTGTGTGAGCGGGGGCGTAGCTTTTGGGACCAGAAGAACCAGGCTTGCACCCCGTGCACGCACTGTGACCCAACCCTGCGCCTCGTTGTCAAATACCCATGTGAAGTGTACCGGGATACCATCTGCCAGTCCATCTACGAACTAGGGATATGGCCCTTCGAAAGCGCTCAGGGTGATACTAAAGACAATGACGTCAGTGATGACGAATACTACGAGTACACGGATTATGATAGTGAAGTGAGTAAAGATAACGATGGTGAAGTGACGTGGGACCTACAGACTACCAGTTTGACCCTGGCCGCCAGTGGGTGTGTCGTTTTCTTTCTCGTGGTGCTAGTAATGTCACTGTACCATGCCAAGCAATGGAAGGTAATAAAGCGGGCGCTTAAATCAGGTAGGGGTGCAAATCGTATattctgtattttttattttttttattgcccattgtAGGTGCATACGGCatgcacctgatggtgagtggttaccgttgcccatgaacttcagcaatgccaggggcagagccaagccgctgcctaccgttgagtactgtGTATTTACTAGATTTACCACTGCGCAATAATACTACTTCTACTTTGTCCTTCTGCGATAGAAAActctatattattaattaatttaatataggtATGATTAGTATTCGCGAACTGAGCGTTGAGACGcttaaaaacacacttaaaaaATCGTCACTACATGTGGagaatttt includes:
- the LOC101743831 gene encoding tumor necrosis factor receptor superfamily member wengen, translating into MNIRAGVMQGDITKLCVLVATLALGKVWGEGLCERGRSFWDQKNQACTPCTHCDPTLRLVVKYPCEVYRDTICQSIYELGIWPFESAQGDTKDNDVSDDEYYEYTDYDSEVSKDNDGEVTWDLQTTSLTLAASGCVVFFLVVLVMSLYHAKQWKVIKRALKSDVQDLTAKLKLMESGGDAPAEPVVTTDHHLYCNIHLGKEALLGTTPTKKGTGNVYTQEKHPS